The Cololabis saira isolate AMF1-May2022 chromosome 20, fColSai1.1, whole genome shotgun sequence genome includes a window with the following:
- the zpax4 gene encoding zona pellucida protein AX 4 — translation MVSQSSSEAYTNVGKTSDLTAVQKATIVSNKEGKTQRLLLKRLAVLRALCPNTLMERQREGKTGVLQMECHDRYFMIAVDLAVTGEDPHFEAVDRTGVYALTAQYAAACGYTLSVLTFLGLVELRASYFSCHTEKEDDGYTFSFNLITTLNGEDTSFGLNKTCFPQLPWSPREVSCEVNYMEVSVQGEVGCFAGMSDWNLLRPMSSSSSGWQVIFQKPDEQVLPMNLSKAYEQDYMFDMKHGRIVFRTPYGQPDSNVSVQVNGVPVEVVHASVFSRQSWVVLMVDLVAACSTYEASHDGGYMTWETPEALYPSLGDSQISVGLNGDFVEQAATEQRGFMKKHNTTIHIGIPYNAEGGYKKSFVKGAIFEFYIFHFYFKQVLIDEDYKETVIRCHRIVVTPLLPCELVIEDKTILEEGIFTIYLGHIPVDVALTSVQLNGHDFSVPFSNESIILTEAAEPNNTHSYTLKVPFDDPVVVQEFSREHAAMLHKLDINYTLTMPGSESYYHTASSVALLDVSPPVFESNCTSSGISFKLDYRPFDYLWEISIGSDLLTSALAAERGYIMTNNSQTLLLDVPLFTRGYEYRVRAIDLQVCSTDGTMTVVADLSTIIPSGRIPASFHLRNEHCQAKESNGSRVLFSFPVNSCGAVVKPQHDCFCF, via the exons ATGGTCTCTCAGTCCAGTTCTGAAGCCTACACAAACGTGGGGAAGACTTCAGATTTGACAGCTGTCCAAAAGGCGACCATCGTCAGTAACAAGGAGGGCAAGACACAAAGGTTATTGCTGAAGAGGCTGGCTGTTCTCAGAGCCCTGTGTCCAAACACATTAATGGAGAGGCAAAGGGAAGGAAAAACTG GAGTTCTTCAAATGGAGTGTCATGATCGTTACTTCATGATAGCTGTTGATCTCGCCGTCACTGGAGAAGATCCTCACTTTGAGGCTGTTG ACAGGACAGGTGTGTATGCCCTCACTGCACAGTATGCAGCAGCGTGTGGCTACACCCTCAGCGTTCTCACTTTCCTGGGCCTTGTGGAGCTCAGAGCCTCTTACTTCAGCTGTCACACAGAAAAGGAA GATGATGGGTACACATTCAGTTTTAACCTGATCACAACTCTTAATGGTGAGGACACCAGCTTTGGATTGAACAAGACCTGTTTTCCCCAACTCCCCTGGTCTCCCAGGGAGGTTTCTTGTGAGGTCAACTACATGGAA GTTTCTGTGCAGGGTGAAGTTGGGTGCTTTGCAGGGATGAGTGACTGGAACCTTCTCAGACCT ATGAGCAGCTCCTCCTCAGGCTGGCAGGTGATCTTTCAAAAACCAGATGAGCAGGTGTTGCCCATGAACTTGTCTAAGGCTTATGAGCAGGATTACATGTTTGACATGAAGCATGGGCGGATCGTATTTCGTACACCGTATGGACAACCTGACTC TAATGTGTCTGTGCAGGTGAATGGTGTTCCAGTAGAGGTGGTCCATGCCAGTGTGTTCTCCAGACAAAGCTGGGTTGTCCTCATGGTTGATCTAGTGGCTGCTTGCTCTACAT ATGAAGCTTCACACGATGGTGGCTACATGACATGGGAGACCCCAGAAGCTCTGTATCCCAGTCTTGGTGACTCACAGATCAGTGTGGGACTAAATGGTGACTTTGTGGAGCAGGCAGCTACAGAGCAGAGAGGCTTCATGAAGAAACACAACACCACAATCCACATTGGTATCCCATATAATGCTGAGGGAGGGTACAAGAAG AGCTTTGTGAAGGGTGCCATCTTCGAGTTCTACATCTTCCATTTCTACTTCAAGCAAGTGTTGATAGATGAGGATTACAAAGAGACCGTGATCAGATGTCACAGGATTGTGGTTACTCCGCTACTGCCCTGTGAGCTTGTCATTGAAGACAAAACCATCCTGGAAGAGGGAATTTTCACCATCTACCTTGGGCATATCCCTGTAGATGTGGCCTTGACCTCAGTCCAGTTGAATGGGCATGACTTTAGTGTGCCCTTCAGCAATGAAAGCATCATCCTCACAGAAGCGGCTGAACCCAACAACACCCACAGCTACACTCTGAAGGTGCCCTTTGACGACCCAGTTGTCGTACAGGAG TTCTCCAGGGAACATGCAGCTATGTTGCACAAGCTGGACATCAACTACACGCTGACTATGCCTGGAAGTGAATCTTACTACCACACAGCATCATCTGTGGCACTACTGGATGTCT CTCCTCCAGTCTTTGAAAGCAACTGCACATCATCTGGCATCAGCTTCAAGCTTGACTACCGGCCTTTTGACTACCTGTGGGAGATCAGCATCGGTTCTGACCTGCTAACGTCAGCACTGGCGGCTGAGCGTGGCTACATCATGACCAACAATAGCCAGACGCTGCTGCTTGATGTTCCACTCTTCACTCGTGGCTATGAATACAGGGTGAGGGCAATAGACCTGCAAG TGTGCTCCACTGATGGGACGATGACTGTGGTGGCTGACCTGTCCACAATCATCCCAAGTGGGCGGATCCCAGCAAGTTTCCACCTCAGGAACGAACACTGTCAAGCCAAAGAAAGTAATGGTAGCAGAGTGCTCTTCTCTTTCCCAGTCAACAGCTGTGGTGCCGTAGTCAAG CCTCAACACGATTGCTTTTGCTTCTGA